One window from the genome of Antricoccus suffuscus encodes:
- a CDS encoding type IV toxin-antitoxin system AbiEi family antitoxin domain-containing protein yields MSPVHKALALAQRQGGVVTRAQLGDVRVGRRTIERFVSDGVWQRLDRSTVLTTPSRPSWDAYLWNAYLDDDCAVYGRTAAYLLGLDDDQSLPVQIAIDRSRRATKRVNAIYRRIDLTARQFRSLSGLRCVGLEDTVLDLCNEGTPHDVVAWITAVGQRRLTTPEKLLLALHRRPRIRHRALIEAVIREAAGGVHSVLEYQYADRVERPHGLPSGTPQAHPATESGAVDKWYEEYGLVVELDGLKWHTESFRDRARDNANTRSGQSSLRYGSRELFGDACGVAREVGGLLLQRTWPGPFISCPSCP; encoded by the coding sequence ATGAGCCCAGTCCACAAAGCGCTAGCGCTCGCGCAGCGCCAGGGCGGGGTCGTGACTCGCGCGCAGCTCGGCGATGTGCGCGTCGGTCGCCGAACGATCGAAAGGTTCGTAAGTGACGGGGTCTGGCAGCGCCTCGACCGGAGCACCGTGCTGACCACGCCGTCGCGCCCGAGTTGGGACGCGTACTTATGGAACGCCTACCTCGACGACGATTGCGCCGTATATGGACGTACGGCGGCGTACCTGCTCGGACTCGATGACGATCAGTCGCTGCCGGTCCAGATCGCCATCGACCGCTCGCGCCGCGCCACAAAGCGAGTCAACGCAATTTACCGACGCATCGACCTCACTGCGCGCCAGTTTCGCAGCCTGAGCGGACTACGGTGCGTCGGCCTCGAGGACACCGTGCTCGATCTATGCAACGAAGGCACACCGCACGACGTCGTCGCGTGGATAACCGCCGTCGGGCAACGTCGACTCACCACACCCGAGAAACTGCTACTGGCATTACATCGCCGGCCACGGATACGTCACCGCGCCCTGATCGAAGCCGTCATTCGGGAGGCGGCCGGCGGCGTACACAGCGTCTTGGAGTACCAGTACGCCGACCGCGTCGAACGCCCTCACGGGCTTCCTTCTGGCACACCGCAAGCGCATCCGGCGACCGAATCCGGCGCTGTTGATAAGTGGTACGAAGAGTACGGGTTGGTCGTCGAACTCGATGGCCTGAAGTGGCACACCGAGTCGTTTCGGGACCGCGCCAGGGACAACGCGAACACCCGCTCCGGTCAGTCGTCGTTGCGTTACGGATCACGCGAACTGTTCGGCGATGCATGCGGCGTCGCGCGCGAGGTCGGCGGATTGTTGCTGCAACGCACGTGGCCGGGCCCGTTCATCAGCTGCCCGTCGTGCCCCTAG